In the Deinococcus proteolyticus MRP genome, one interval contains:
- the topA gene encoding type I DNA topoisomerase codes for MNLLIVESPAKAKKIQGFLGSGWTVRASVGHVRDLPGSGQTIPEKYRALPWINLGVDVEGNYRTVYLVYEDKKKIIRDLKHACKDADEVLLATDPDREGESIAWHLAQELGLKAPKRVTYQEITETAIKKAIANPRSIDMNLVAAQESRRILDRLVGYGSSPLVSKALGTSDKRRSHSAGRVQSAALMMLAGREHARMGFASASVNGVKVRIGTAPEFQATLIRLGTQTIATPASFGPDGALKADAQEHLLLSSAQAKEAAGILTNSSLTVVQVSKKPLVRRAPAPLTTSALQQAASKLKFSAKKTADTAQRLYEQGLITYIRTDSPALSDEAVRLGQNVLRELFGAQVLPEQVRRHAAKGNAQEAHEAIRPTEFTAPEQTGLEGDELALYRLIYETTLASLMKDAAGERTSVLLDSGKGHLLAAAGTVITDPGYLQLLKDEEDGEEDASLPALQKQQSIPCVGAEVTSAQSKPPARFTEGKLIAALEKVGIGRPSTYPSILGTLQNRGYVVNEKGALHVTPLGLVATGYLSVQLPSIVDRHFTARMEEDLDRIAGGELRATTYLDTVWKNGLALSIAQAGVAAPQVAVPGFPGAVLSSKNSEVTLSYQGRTAILHEKVLSEELTEKNLERLMNGQAVRGQRASRPKTTGSKSSTRKNTSLA; via the coding sequence TTGAACCTCCTGATCGTCGAGTCGCCGGCCAAGGCCAAAAAGATTCAGGGCTTTCTCGGCAGCGGATGGACCGTTCGGGCCAGTGTGGGCCACGTACGCGACCTGCCCGGCAGCGGGCAGACCATTCCGGAGAAGTACCGGGCACTGCCCTGGATCAACCTCGGGGTAGACGTGGAGGGAAATTACCGCACGGTCTATTTGGTGTACGAAGACAAGAAAAAGATCATCCGTGACCTGAAACATGCCTGCAAGGACGCTGACGAAGTGCTGCTGGCCACCGACCCGGACAGGGAAGGGGAGAGCATCGCGTGGCACCTCGCACAGGAGCTGGGACTGAAAGCGCCAAAACGGGTCACCTACCAGGAGATCACGGAAACCGCCATCAAAAAGGCCATCGCCAACCCACGAAGTATCGACATGAACCTGGTCGCTGCCCAGGAATCTCGCCGCATCCTGGACCGGCTGGTGGGCTACGGCTCCAGCCCGCTGGTCTCGAAGGCACTGGGCACGAGCGACAAGCGCCGCTCGCACTCGGCAGGACGGGTCCAGTCGGCGGCGCTGATGATGCTCGCAGGCCGTGAGCACGCACGCATGGGCTTTGCAAGTGCCAGCGTGAACGGGGTCAAGGTCCGCATCGGCACGGCCCCGGAGTTTCAGGCCACACTGATTCGCCTCGGCACACAGACCATCGCCACCCCGGCGTCGTTCGGCCCGGACGGCGCACTTAAAGCGGACGCGCAGGAGCATCTGCTGCTAAGCAGCGCCCAGGCCAAAGAGGCGGCAGGCATCCTCACGAACTCCTCGCTCACGGTGGTGCAGGTCTCGAAGAAGCCACTGGTGCGCCGCGCTCCCGCTCCGCTGACCACCAGTGCCCTACAGCAGGCGGCCAGCAAACTGAAGTTCAGCGCTAAAAAGACAGCCGACACCGCCCAGCGTCTTTACGAGCAGGGCCTCATCACCTACATTCGGACCGACAGCCCGGCCCTGAGCGACGAGGCGGTCCGTTTGGGCCAAAACGTACTGCGGGAGCTGTTCGGGGCGCAGGTGCTCCCCGAACAGGTGCGCCGGCACGCGGCGAAAGGCAACGCCCAGGAAGCACATGAAGCCATTCGGCCGACTGAATTCACGGCCCCAGAGCAAACGGGCCTTGAGGGAGACGAGCTGGCCCTCTACCGGCTGATCTACGAAACGACGCTGGCCTCGCTGATGAAAGACGCCGCCGGGGAACGCACCAGCGTCCTGCTGGACAGCGGAAAAGGGCACCTGCTGGCCGCTGCCGGAACGGTCATCACCGACCCCGGCTACCTGCAGTTGCTGAAAGACGAAGAAGACGGGGAGGAGGACGCCTCACTGCCCGCCTTGCAAAAGCAGCAGAGCATACCGTGTGTCGGCGCAGAGGTCACCAGCGCCCAGAGCAAGCCCCCAGCCCGCTTTACCGAAGGCAAGCTGATCGCTGCGCTGGAGAAAGTGGGCATCGGTAGACCCTCGACATATCCCAGCATCCTGGGAACACTCCAGAACCGCGGCTATGTGGTCAACGAAAAAGGGGCGCTGCACGTCACACCGCTCGGACTGGTGGCCACCGGCTACCTGAGCGTGCAGCTGCCCAGCATCGTGGACCGGCACTTCACCGCCCGCATGGAAGAAGACCTTGACCGCATCGCAGGGGGGGAGCTGCGGGCCACCACGTACCTCGACACGGTCTGGAAAAACGGTCTGGCCTTATCCATCGCGCAAGCAGGCGTGGCCGCCCCACAAGTGGCCGTGCCCGGCTTTCCAGGAGCCGTGCTGAGCAGCAAAAACAGTGAGGTGACCCTAAGCTATCAGGGACGGACCGCCATACTGCACGAAAAAGTGCTGTCCGAGGAACTGACCGAAAAGAATCTGGAGCGGTTGATGAATGGACAGGCCGTAAGAGGTCAGCGGGCCAGCCGCCCGAAAACCACTGGCTCTAAATCCAGCACCCGCAAGAACACATCCCTCGCCTGA
- a CDS encoding UvrD-helicase domain-containing protein has protein sequence MTTLFDHLEEVRRGAKGKVVVREKREPSAEQQAVLQDLQTQRRMIILAGPGSGKTTLLEMIADELGRLRVLGGKNGMLAFNKHIVKEVKKRFPPNFDVRTVSSLGDLIVRQECPGITFEPKKYELLTEEHVHAVKREPKVQRELQERVLSCLDLHVGHDLGLDMTREDWAEYMTLVDAPIAGAEDTFYALTHRILREGTSMVKPGGVRSFLDQTLAPSLNGWTLNEPYDLLLIDELQDLSRGQLKLLRSVTHEGSRIIGVGDPRQSLYAFTGADQAAMNLFAQLFGAQTYPLSISYRCPKRVIEVARSIFPVIEAAPGAREGSVENVSGEEFLRCAQPGDLAIARTNAPLVEWCYQLIGAGVPALVRGKDVSRTLRAMAKDAACFIDGQVQRSEYRDGIPLKTFLERLDGYCQHLSDRAIAQEEKTGKDAGMRLATIADRNAVLNMVCEHTEKPVMGGLLNSITALFSGDEETSVILTTAHGAKGLEADTVWILAAEQFPCERAQSEAELYAEQCAEYVAYTRAKQAMYFVDAGVNKIPDHARGIE, from the coding sequence ATGACCACTCTATTCGACCATCTGGAAGAGGTTCGCCGCGGCGCAAAGGGCAAAGTCGTCGTGCGGGAAAAACGTGAGCCGAGCGCCGAACAGCAGGCTGTGCTGCAGGACCTGCAGACCCAGCGGCGCATGATCATCCTGGCCGGCCCCGGCAGCGGCAAAACCACGCTGCTGGAGATGATTGCCGACGAACTGGGCCGACTGCGCGTTCTTGGCGGCAAGAACGGCATGCTGGCCTTCAACAAACACATTGTCAAGGAGGTCAAGAAGCGATTTCCTCCCAATTTCGACGTCCGGACAGTCAGCTCGCTGGGGGACCTGATCGTGCGTCAGGAATGCCCTGGCATCACCTTTGAACCGAAGAAGTACGAGCTGCTGACCGAGGAACACGTCCACGCGGTCAAGCGGGAACCCAAAGTGCAGCGCGAGCTGCAAGAACGGGTCCTGTCGTGCCTGGACCTGCATGTCGGCCACGATCTGGGCCTGGACATGACCCGTGAGGACTGGGCCGAGTACATGACGCTGGTGGACGCCCCCATCGCCGGCGCGGAGGACACGTTTTACGCGCTGACCCACCGGATTTTGCGCGAAGGCACTTCAATGGTCAAACCAGGAGGCGTACGCTCCTTTCTGGACCAGACTTTGGCCCCCAGCCTGAACGGGTGGACGCTGAATGAGCCCTATGACCTGCTGCTGATCGACGAGCTGCAGGACCTGAGCCGGGGCCAGCTGAAGCTGCTGAGGTCCGTCACCCATGAGGGAAGCCGCATCATCGGTGTGGGCGATCCCCGCCAGAGCCTCTACGCCTTTACTGGAGCAGACCAGGCGGCCATGAATCTGTTCGCGCAGCTGTTCGGGGCGCAGACCTACCCCCTGAGCATTTCCTACCGCTGCCCAAAACGGGTCATCGAGGTGGCCCGCAGCATCTTCCCGGTCATCGAGGCCGCACCGGGCGCGAGAGAAGGCAGCGTGGAAAACGTATCCGGCGAGGAGTTCCTGCGCTGCGCCCAGCCCGGCGACCTGGCCATCGCCCGGACGAACGCACCACTGGTGGAGTGGTGTTACCAGCTGATCGGGGCCGGAGTCCCCGCACTGGTCCGCGGGAAGGACGTCAGCCGGACACTCAGGGCAATGGCAAAAGACGCCGCATGCTTTATTGACGGCCAGGTGCAGCGAAGCGAGTACCGCGACGGCATCCCGCTGAAGACCTTTCTGGAGCGGCTGGACGGGTACTGCCAGCACCTGAGCGACCGGGCCATAGCGCAGGAAGAAAAGACCGGCAAGGACGCCGGAATGCGCCTGGCGACCATCGCTGACCGCAACGCGGTGCTGAACATGGTCTGCGAACACACCGAAAAGCCAGTGATGGGCGGGCTGCTGAACAGTATCACGGCCCTGTTCAGCGGTGACGAGGAGACCAGCGTGATTCTCACCACCGCACACGGCGCCAAAGGCCTCGAAGCGGACACGGTCTGGATTCTGGCTGCTGAACAGTTCCCCTGCGAGAGGGCCCAGAGCGAAGCGGAACTGTACGCTGAACAGTGCGCTGAATACGTCGCCTACACACGGGCCAAACAGGCCATGTACTTCGTCGACGCGGGGGTGAACAAGATTCCGGACCATGCGCGGGGCATAGAGTAA
- a CDS encoding PRTRC system protein E has protein sequence MTEPAKHIRSHAEIWADLQAETILLKERDKAVFEANIAPLYKQHSRAQSDAAEAQLLLDKLKTFSQGGALAMPPKAASTAENVPFTPATQPDPVQPEPGPVQPAPQTPPEPAVPQEAPAEETDANEENSSTEKENTEAGTTEAEAEPAAPATVASFQAADGLVEPDWANGDAIGSGWLSQLAATLGDGDSLLFAVSRVGEQLRVVIQPRALTGETNTAVPLESLGLPSELDSTLIQDLLAYREGRSVARQTVSYLEQVRANAEQARKDATKKKPAASANTKPAAKPAAKPTSGKVVLTTIPAGAALMTFGPDGKKVELQPGMQRELPPGKYTSKASYPGHVSTEQSFEVKAGAEQVLEIRLKAEMENLFS, from the coding sequence ATGACCGAACCCGCAAAACATATCCGTTCACACGCCGAAATCTGGGCCGACCTGCAAGCTGAAACCATCTTGCTCAAGGAGCGCGACAAAGCAGTGTTCGAAGCGAACATCGCTCCGCTGTACAAACAGCACAGCCGCGCACAGAGCGACGCTGCCGAGGCGCAACTCCTGCTGGACAAGCTGAAAACATTCAGCCAGGGCGGAGCACTCGCCATGCCCCCCAAAGCGGCCAGCACTGCCGAGAACGTGCCGTTTACCCCCGCCACGCAGCCTGACCCAGTGCAACCCGAACCCGGCCCAGTGCAGCCCGCACCTCAGACTCCCCCCGAACCGGCAGTGCCGCAGGAGGCACCAGCAGAAGAGACGGACGCCAACGAGGAAAACAGCAGCACCGAGAAAGAAAACACTGAAGCCGGGACCACCGAAGCCGAAGCCGAGCCCGCAGCGCCGGCCACAGTGGCCAGCTTCCAGGCGGCAGACGGTCTGGTCGAACCCGACTGGGCCAACGGGGACGCCATCGGCAGCGGCTGGCTCTCGCAACTGGCGGCCACCCTGGGGGACGGCGACAGCCTGCTGTTTGCGGTCAGCCGCGTCGGTGAGCAACTCCGGGTGGTGATCCAGCCGAGAGCGCTCACAGGCGAGACGAACACTGCCGTGCCGCTGGAATCCTTGGGACTGCCCTCGGAACTGGACAGCACCCTGATTCAGGACCTGCTGGCCTACCGGGAAGGCCGCAGCGTGGCCCGGCAAACGGTCAGCTACCTCGAACAGGTCCGGGCCAATGCCGAACAGGCACGGAAAGACGCCACCAAGAAAAAACCGGCAGCCAGCGCAAACACCAAACCTGCCGCCAAACCCGCCGCCAAACCCACCAGCGGCAAAGTGGTGCTCACCACCATCCCTGCAGGAGCTGCACTGATGACCTTCGGCCCGGACGGCAAAAAAGTAGAACTGCAGCCCGGCATGCAGCGCGAGCTGCCCCCCGGCAAATACACCTCCAAGGCGTCCTACCCCGGTCACGTCAGCACCGAACAAAGCTTTGAAGTCAAGGCCGGCGCAGAACAGGTGCTGGAAATCCGCCTCAAAGCCGAGATGGAAAATCTGTTCAGCTGA
- a CDS encoding PRTRC system protein C, whose protein sequence is MTIKPVERKIVFNGQELADLNPTLPVDEVVKMHAINIPELATAIVDAPEYKDGKEVYVAKTRLGTKG, encoded by the coding sequence ATGACCATCAAACCTGTCGAGCGCAAAATCGTCTTCAATGGCCAGGAGTTGGCCGACCTCAACCCCACCTTGCCCGTGGACGAGGTGGTGAAGATGCATGCCATCAACATCCCGGAACTGGCCACCGCCATCGTGGATGCCCCCGAGTACAAGGACGGCAAGGAAGTGTATGTCGCCAAGACCCGACTCGGAACCAAGGGCTGA
- a CDS encoding PRTRC system ThiF family protein has product MNTPLTLFGDHPCTARIALIGAGGTGSELLSHLLRLHQALISLQQPGLDVTVYDADQVSESNLVRQRFSTPDLGQNKAITLVRRINLAGNVSWRARPQHYTGEFLQADIVISCVDSRSTRAELHGAARQQRWWWLDCGNDHTTGQVILGRAGVLPLATELHPELMDTALPDDGPSCSTMEALQRQDLFVNAHVAAHAADLLWNFIHTDKGIQHHARYFSLQNHTLSARSIPV; this is encoded by the coding sequence ATGAACACACCCCTCACCCTGTTCGGCGATCACCCATGCACCGCCAGGATTGCCCTGATCGGCGCGGGCGGCACCGGCAGCGAACTGCTCTCCCACCTGCTGCGGCTACACCAGGCACTGATCAGCTTGCAGCAGCCCGGCCTGGACGTGACCGTATACGACGCGGACCAGGTGTCCGAATCCAACCTGGTCCGCCAACGCTTCAGCACCCCAGACCTCGGACAGAACAAGGCCATCACACTGGTGCGGCGAATCAATCTGGCCGGCAACGTCAGCTGGCGCGCCCGCCCACAGCACTACACAGGCGAATTTCTACAGGCCGACATCGTCATCTCCTGCGTGGACTCGCGCAGCACCCGCGCCGAGTTGCACGGGGCCGCACGTCAGCAGCGGTGGTGGTGGCTGGACTGCGGCAACGACCACACCACCGGCCAGGTGATTCTGGGCAGGGCGGGTGTCCTTCCCCTGGCCACTGAACTGCACCCGGAACTGATGGACACGGCCCTGCCCGACGACGGCCCAAGCTGCTCCACCATGGAAGCCCTTCAGCGCCAGGACCTGTTCGTCAATGCACACGTGGCCGCCCACGCTGCCGACCTGCTGTGGAACTTCATTCATACAGACAAGGGCATCCAGCATCACGCACGCTATTTCAGCCTCCAGAACCACACTCTGAGCGCCCGGAGCATCCCGGTATGA
- a CDS encoding PRTRC system protein B, translated as MKIPVSNVLLKATDALVLFSSPHSTLVQHYPLTESGGQLIFGAGAAVTDTFFAELAQRAHSSLMFLPGEVLGFSTHEMIWWEPAKKRGLFFHESSSVQIQEPIPLPALLFRVTATGAMSVYALNGDARPDLDTQLYHAPLMNVFGNQQVCLGSTELPDHLDPRRTAEYSEAYFRSAFTHGRPQLLTEQPYAAVLHEAARQGTFPTTLLKPTGKTLAELFGS; from the coding sequence ATGAAGATTCCTGTCTCAAACGTACTGCTGAAAGCCACCGACGCGCTGGTGCTGTTCAGCAGTCCCCACAGCACCCTGGTTCAGCATTACCCCTTGACCGAATCAGGCGGCCAGCTGATCTTCGGAGCCGGAGCCGCCGTCACCGATACATTCTTCGCCGAGCTGGCCCAGCGTGCCCACAGCAGCCTGATGTTCCTCCCCGGTGAGGTGCTGGGCTTCTCAACCCACGAGATGATCTGGTGGGAACCGGCAAAGAAACGCGGCCTGTTCTTCCATGAAAGCAGCAGTGTCCAGATTCAGGAGCCCATTCCACTCCCGGCCCTGCTGTTCCGGGTCACAGCAACAGGAGCCATGAGCGTGTATGCCCTGAACGGAGATGCCCGCCCGGATCTGGACACCCAGCTCTACCACGCACCACTGATGAACGTCTTCGGCAATCAGCAAGTTTGCCTGGGCAGCACCGAACTGCCGGACCACCTTGATCCGCGGCGCACTGCCGAGTACAGCGAAGCGTATTTCCGCTCTGCATTTACCCACGGCCGGCCCCAGTTGCTGACCGAACAACCTTACGCCGCAGTCCTGCACGAGGCCGCCCGCCAGGGCACCTTTCCTACCACCTTGCTCAAGCCGACCGGGAAAACCCTCGCTGAGCTGTTCGGGAGCTGA
- a CDS encoding PRTRC system ThiF family protein has protein sequence MYKSNLKNHKTVHLALIGLGGTGSALLSHLGSLHAGLQATGGPKLQVTTFDPDTVSPANLARQRFYPADLGKNKALVLTERVNLCLGTGWQARPEKFSASHLHNFNIIVSCVDTRAARADIAGVLKKENKAPYWLDCGNTAKTGQVILGRLGTALALPSELHPELIDISLEEDALPSCSALEAISRQDLMVNPMVAVQAADVLWKLLHEGELKHSARYFDLENGQMVSRPVP, from the coding sequence ATGTACAAGAGCAACCTGAAAAATCACAAGACTGTCCACCTCGCCTTGATCGGCCTGGGCGGTACCGGCTCAGCCCTGCTTAGCCACCTGGGCAGCCTCCATGCTGGCCTCCAGGCCACAGGCGGGCCAAAGCTGCAGGTCACCACCTTCGATCCCGATACGGTCAGCCCTGCCAATCTGGCCAGACAACGCTTCTATCCGGCCGACCTCGGCAAGAATAAGGCGTTGGTCCTCACCGAACGGGTCAACCTGTGTCTGGGCACCGGCTGGCAGGCTCGTCCAGAAAAGTTCTCGGCATCGCATCTGCACAATTTCAACATTATTGTCAGCTGTGTAGACACGCGGGCTGCCAGGGCAGACATCGCCGGCGTTCTGAAGAAAGAGAACAAAGCACCCTACTGGCTGGACTGCGGAAATACGGCCAAAACCGGGCAAGTGATTCTGGGACGCCTGGGCACAGCGCTGGCTCTTCCCAGCGAACTTCATCCGGAGCTGATCGACATCTCTTTAGAGGAAGACGCGCTGCCCAGTTGCTCGGCTCTGGAAGCAATTTCACGGCAAGACCTGATGGTGAACCCGATGGTGGCAGTCCAGGCGGCAGACGTGCTATGGAAGCTGCTGCATGAGGGCGAGCTCAAACACAGTGCACGCTACTTTGATCTGGAAAACGGACAGATGGTCAGCCGGCCGGTCCCTTGA
- a CDS encoding HU family DNA-binding protein, with protein sequence MTEDVSSGGKLQAVQVRSHNTHMAKPTKKTTPSPAESGKMGKTALIAELSSKTGLTRQQASGVTDSLLSTVVEALQAGQTVSLPGLGTFSIKETAARTGVKPGTTEKIQIPAGKKVAFKVATGLKGTL encoded by the coding sequence ATGACCGAAGACGTCTCTTCAGGGGGAAAGTTGCAGGCCGTCCAGGTTCGCAGTCACAATACCCACATGGCAAAACCAACGAAGAAGACTACTCCAAGCCCCGCTGAAAGCGGCAAGATGGGCAAAACTGCGCTGATTGCAGAGCTCAGCAGCAAAACTGGTCTTACCCGTCAGCAGGCCAGCGGCGTAACCGACAGCCTCCTGAGTACTGTGGTCGAAGCGCTGCAGGCTGGACAGACCGTCAGTCTGCCGGGGCTGGGCACATTCAGCATCAAGGAAACGGCAGCGCGCACAGGGGTCAAACCCGGCACCACTGAAAAGATTCAGATTCCTGCCGGCAAAAAAGTGGCTTTCAAGGTTGCCACGGGCCTTAAAGGCACACTCTAA
- a CDS encoding DNA adenine methylase has translation MRWVGGKSRLRRQIIPLFPPHQHYVEPFGGGGSVLLGKPHSACEVYADLDPELTNFFTVIRDRPHALIRAFQWELVSRARFDELKDTDPETLKPVARAARLYYLLNAGWGGELRYPRFQTAVRDAGGGNRLIGAIKHIERRILPVHERLKKVTIKQGPASEVIAAHDSPETLFYLDPPYPGNGVNYRLNMRGHEAHIHLAQQLTGLKGQFILSSYDRPEIRELYGQQWHYTPIGNVSGMAASGGQGRVHNREVLITNFDPHLTVRAGA, from the coding sequence TTGAGATGGGTCGGAGGAAAATCACGGCTGAGACGGCAGATCATCCCGCTGTTTCCGCCTCACCAGCATTATGTCGAGCCGTTCGGTGGGGGAGGCTCGGTACTACTGGGCAAGCCTCACAGCGCTTGCGAAGTGTACGCCGACCTCGACCCGGAACTGACCAACTTTTTCACGGTCATCCGGGACCGCCCCCACGCCCTGATTCGGGCCTTCCAGTGGGAACTGGTCAGCCGGGCACGCTTCGACGAACTGAAAGACACCGACCCCGAAACGCTGAAGCCTGTGGCGCGGGCCGCACGGCTGTACTACCTGCTGAACGCGGGCTGGGGTGGAGAACTGCGCTACCCACGCTTTCAGACGGCCGTCCGGGACGCCGGCGGCGGGAACCGGCTGATCGGTGCCATCAAGCACATCGAGCGGCGCATTCTGCCGGTGCATGAGCGACTGAAGAAAGTCACCATCAAACAGGGGCCGGCCAGCGAAGTGATCGCTGCCCACGACAGCCCGGAAACCCTCTTTTACCTTGACCCACCCTATCCGGGCAACGGTGTGAATTACCGCCTGAACATGCGCGGCCACGAAGCGCACATCCACCTTGCCCAGCAGCTCACCGGGCTGAAGGGACAGTTCATCCTGAGCAGCTATGACCGCCCCGAAATCCGGGAACTGTATGGCCAGCAGTGGCACTACACCCCTATCGGCAATGTCTCAGGCATGGCGGCCAGCGGCGGGCAGGGCAGAGTCCACAACCGCGAGGTCCTGATCACGAACTTTGACCCTCACCTGACGGTGCGTGCAGGAGCATGA